Genomic DNA from Salvia miltiorrhiza cultivar Shanhuang (shh) chromosome 1, IMPLAD_Smil_shh, whole genome shotgun sequence:
tttttttaaaaaaacttgaAATAAGCTATAAATATAACAAtcattgtttttgtttttatattttgagtTGTTTGGAACCAAATATGGATAAATATAATGATGTCATCGAttttttttgtgattattataaGAAAAATACACTAGTTTAGCTTAACAATTTATAATACGACATTGTGACGGTTTTAACAATTTATAATATGGAGTAAATCGTTaatatagtagtatttttttttgagcaAAAAAATCGTTAATATATTCAaatctaataaataaaatttttgccaAAGCATTGGCAAGGGAAAATAATaggattaattgcatataaattactgaactttcaataaatttttattttgcatataaattttaaattttttattaattttttttttcatattatatatttactcattTTTCGGCCGAACCTTAAGCCTAAAACAACGTTATTTCCATCTAAGTATACAATACGACACAAGTTATATTTTTTCACGCGCTCATATTTATGCACACAAGTATATTAATATCAAATGAGTATATTTCTGTTATGTCACCAAGACGAAAAATGGGCAAATatgtaaaatgaaaaaaaaaataatgattgaataattttaatcaaaattttaaagttcatttacaaaatgagaatctgttgaaagTTCAGTCATTTATATGCAATATATCCAAGATAAGACGTAGTTGCCAACATGGACGATATAACCTCCTTTTGCGTTTGAggtgaataatttttttttaatgtatatttataatttatttaggGAAAAGTATCAATTAAGCCCCTGTCGTGGTGGCCCTTTTCACTTCTGGCCCCCTATACTCGAAGGggtatcaactaaacccctgaactaaataaaattgaataatttcaCCCCTTGCCCTAACCCCCAGTTTGACGCCGTCTgtgtaatttaattatttaattttttttaatgcggGCCCCACACTTACTTAGTACATTGGCGGGCTTCCTAACCGATGGCCATATGAATCGTCTCTTCACCCTCTTCACTCTCAAACCTTCATCAGGCGATTCCAGAGAAGACGAGCGAGAGGAAGACGAAGCTGTTGTGTCAGGCCACCAAATCACGATCAAGGTAAGCTATCTACTCTGTTTTTGTGGTGGAAACCTCATAAGTTTCAGAGCATGCAATTTTATTTGGATGTCAGAATTTTCTAGGTCTTATTGTTTTCGCACTTGCAATGGTTGAATGTGAACtggttttcttgttttctttttctttttgttgcaGCATGCGTCGTGTAACCTTCGTTTTTAATTATTGGGGTATTTGGAAGAAGGATTTAGAAACTGCAAAATTGGTTTATGATGGCTATAATTCTGTTGAAATTGACGAAAACGTTGATGACATGAGTCTTGATCGTATATTTGAAGAATTTGCTAAGTGTTATGATAGTAGACCTAAGAGTGTGTATGCTTTGGATGGAGATTATACCATTGAAAAGGGATTAGTGTTACTTAGGAATGATGAGCATTGTAAAAAAGTGTTTGATTATCTTGAGTTGCTTGGAGCAGAGGAGATTCTTTTGTTTGCTGACCATGAAAGAGATCCCCTGCCCCCTGTTACACTTTTACCATTGTTTGATGAGGAAAAGGAAGGTGATCAATTAGAGGATATTCATGGGTTGGAGATCGAAAAGGAGGGTGAGGGGGTTGATGTCGAGATTGGAGAAGATGATGCTGTAGAAGAGGATGATGGTATAGGTGTAAATGAAATAAGTAGTGAGCATGAAGGGGATGAGCATGATCACACTTTTTCTGATCCTTTAGGGGTTGGTTCGGACTCTGATTCTAGTACATACAGTGACAATGAGTCAGAGAGTGATGAAGATATAGTGAATGAGGAGTGCATGATAGGATCTGGAGAACAGGGACAGCAAGGGAACTTTGCACTAGGCATGACCTTTGCTGAGGCAAAAGATTGTAGGGAGGCTTTGGCAAGATATTCAGTGACATTTGGTTACAAGCTTAAGTTCATGAAGAATGAACCTAAGCGAGTTAGAGTTGTATGCATCAGTGAAAAGGATTGTCCCTTTGTATTGCTTGCATCGGCTGATGGAGATAAAGAGGGGTTGATCATAAAAACTCTAGTGGCAGAGCACACTTGTGCAAGGCAAAGAGAAGTGCCAAGTGCTTCTAAAAAATACTTGGCAAATTATTTCAAAGATACAGTCTACAGGAATCCTAGATTCAGTGCGAAGGATATGCAGGGACATGTTAAAGAGCACCTGAAACTACATGTGAGTATGGGGAAGTGTAAGAGAGCAAAGAGAGCAATAATCACCAAGCTTGGAGGCAGTTACAAGCAGGAATTCAACATGTTGATTGGTTATATTGAGAAGGTGAAGGAGACCAACCCTGGTTCAAAGATGGAGCTTCAGTTGAGCAAGGATGAATTGGCTAACGGTAGGAGGGTCTTTAAGAGACTGTTTGTTATGTTTGATGCCTGCAGGCAGAACTGGAAGGGGGGTTGTAGGCCCCTGATTTCTTTGGATGGTTGTCACCTTAAAGGTGTAACATTTGGTTGCCTTCTAACTGCGGTTGGAAAAGATGGCAATGACGGTGTGATTCCTATTGCTTGGGCAATAGTGaataaagaaaacaaacacaATTGGAGCTGGTTTGTGAGTTGGCTGAAACAAGAGCTCCAACTTGGAGATGGTGCAACTGTTACCATAATGAGTGATATGCAAAAGGTACTCTCTATATTAATTGATACATTTTGCTTTGGTGGTGCAACTAATACATGGTTTTTTTGCTTGTTTTGCTAGGGGTTGATGGAAGCTGTGAAGGACCAAATTCCAGAGGCAGAGCAAAACATGAGCCAAGGACGAGCCACAAGTTATCAAAGATAGGACAGAAACAACACTGCAGCATCTGCAAGAGTGAGAGCCACAAGAAGTATAACTGCCCTCAAAGACCAGTTCAGGTATCCTTCTAACATTGAAACAACTAACCTTGAAGTTGGTTATTGATTTGCTCTTATATGTTATAGGTTACACAAGAAACACAAGATTCTATTAACTCTGGAGTTGGCTTGTATATTAACCCTGAAACTGGGAGGACAGTTCTACATGTAAGTCCATCAATTAACCAATTTATTCATTCAATATACACTGTCAAAGAAGTTAACCAATTGATGTGTTGTTTGTAATAGAGTGGCAGCTCACAGTCAGTTGTGATAGATGAGGGAACCCCTCGAGTTGCTGATCCGAACACGAAATTTGCAATACCAAATGAACTTGAGTTgaggaaagaaaagagaaaggaaCTTCAAACTGGTGGAGAGGGACAGAGTTCAAAAGCAAGGAAGATTGCCTCCAATCCATTCAAGCCTCCAAGAGGCAAAGGAAAACATGCGCAGGTTCAAGCAATCCTCAGGAGGTCACCGCGAGGAAAAAATGTGAATTCAACTGCTGGATCAACCAGTTGAATTGGCATTTCGGATGATTGATCTACtggtgttttttgtttttgatggCTTCAACAAACACTTGTGTTGGCAATGAACAAAAActtgtgttttttatttatggtttttctgtttTCTAACTTGTAATGCCTAGACTTCATGTGATTGCTATACTATTTTGTTTATTGAAGTTTCCTGCCAAGGATGAATGTTGTTGGATCAGTTTATAATTCTTGTTACTTTGGTGTATGAAAACTCGAGTTTTTGCTTACCATTTTATTCATACAAAACAGGGGATAATACATGAAATATGCCTCATTCAATAGGCAAATATATACTTCATTTCATAGGCAAAATATATTACATGAAATGCTTATCTTACATCAACCAAGAACCAAAATGAACCAAAATGACAATGCCTATCATATCATAAAAAAGATAGGTGCCGAGAGCCAAGCAAGATCAAGCTACATagacaaactaaactaagctaGAGCGAAATATACAAACATCAACCAAGAGCCAAGCAAGATGTATGTCATAAATCTACTTTTCTTCCTTATCTTCCTTGATTCTTCTTTCAAAGCTTGCAAAACATCCCAAAGCTTAGCAATTTCACTATCCACATCAATGCTTGACCTTGAGCTTTCCTTGAACTTCAAGAGCTTGAGATTCTCCCTTTCCAAGTCATTGATAACTTCCTTTGCTCTTTCACTCATAGGTTCGTCCATCCAAtcaaaataaccacaattttTTGTCTAAGATATGAAAAAAAAGGAGTTCAAGCGACTTAAAATTCAACTAAAACACAACCAATGAAACCAACGCACATACCTTCCAATTCCGACAACCGTAGAACCTCCTACCGGGGTTATCTTCTGTCCATGATGTCATCAAGGAAGCCCTACACTTTTTACCTTCGCACGCACAAAACTTTGGATTATTCTCCCATTCATCGCACTGACGTCGACTGCTCCATGAGCTCGACGAATTCCCACCGGAAACTGTATTGAAACTCATGAATCTAATCGAAGACGAAGAACATCGACAAACCCTACACCAATTTCACTAACCTAAACGCAAATTCTCCCGATTTCTGAAGCCCTATCGCGAGTTAGggttcatcaaatttaaattttgccCCAAATTTAAAAAGAGGGTTGAGGCCGTTAAGTGTGGGGCccgcattaaaaaaaattaaataattaaattacacAGACGGCGTCAAACTGGGGGTTAGGGCAAGGGGtgaaattattcaattttatttagttcaggggtttagttgataccCCTTCGAGTATAGGGGGCCAGAAGTGAAAAGAGCCACCACGACAGGGGCTTAATTGATACTTTTCCCATTTATTTATGAAGCTTAACTTGTCATAAATTTATATCTAAAAGAAGGGAGCCACGAATATCGGAGCAGACGAAGTATTTCAAATACAAAATGACATCATTTCGCATAAGTGACACTTGTCATCTCCGGTTGCTATTTATACATTCCAACATCACAAATTACTTTTAGACGAAAATTGACACAAAGATTCGTTGTGCTTTAATATGTTactgtattttttaaaaatatattagtacATTCGCcggtgcgatgcacggcgaacatagttttgcatcaaaattaaacgatgtagtgtGTGTATCGATTAAACgattaggggttaatgtctaaaaccgaagatcttgggttcgagcccactgtggcgcgacctttaaatttatttatttaatcatgttaatttatcaaaaataaattaattaaatgatgtatcaaataaataaaaaataattattaaatataattagaatataagtaaatgtaaattattttttcttaaaaaataaaataatctacatcaattactcagtaaagattcttaattttattttataattttgaaaagtatcgtttttaattttccatctatttgatggaaaactttattttcttccctaaaattatagaataaacacatcattcaaattaaaataaacgaataaaaaaaaagagttttcacatcacaatatatatttttaaaacataagctaatcatgcataaaattattttttctaagttagctcattacctatgtcatcttattataaaagcttcaattgataagtaggaaaataaattatattattagaatactaataaaagagttgaataattatttgataccaaatcaaagatcttacatttatctttaatttaagatgtatatatagaatattttttataaataaaatttgattttttaaaaaaatcatcaaaatatgaaaaagagcatatgagagagagagagagagagagagaaagaaagagagagagggggggagaGTATAGAACATTGAAGAATGTGTATGATGAAAgagatgagagaagagagagaaaatatatgggatttgttgagttttataaataccctttgattgattctttaattacaattttgttacaaactgtgttttcatatattaaatagatagatagatagatattaATAATTTGTTTGGGTAGATATATCACAAAATTATTAGTACTATATTTATCATAATGAAGTACTAacattttttctattattatacTCCATATGTGTATTTGGTGATTACAATTAGTTAATCAATTATCATGACTATATGTGCCTTATAGGAACACATGTACTACTTTGATAAATAACATAACAATCAAATCTTTCcttaaaaaagataaaaataaaataaaataaaaaaatccacCACCACTCGAACAAAACTCATCTCTTTTACAAAACTTGCACTCTCACACacactgagagagagagagagagagatggcttCTCATCTCTCTTCACATTCACCCTCAGCTATATCAAGCTTCTCTCTGCAACATGCTAAGCCTCGCTCGAACCGCTGTATGTGCCTGCCCTTCTCTCTTTGCTCTAAATTTCCTTTGTTTTCAGCTGTTACCGCTACTAAAAGTGAACgaaatctgaaattttgtgCTCAAACATGTCCAATTGTTGGTCACTTTTATTGAGAACAAttaattttgtgaaaatctGAAGAAAACGGCGTTTGGAACTGAACGTAAGATTATCGGCCGTGGCTCTTTGTAGAATTTCTCTGTTCCTGCTTGATTCGCATTTTTTTCATGTATATGTAAATGAGGAATGTCTTCCAACTTAGTGTTAAAACTTCACGAGTAGAAGATGTATTTGAAGGAAAAGGGAATAGATAATTGCATGAAATTCCTTCGTGAATTTGATTTATCGATTCTAATGACCagcatttaatatttatattatgatTAGTTGCTGACATTTGGACTTGGTTGCGAATTTGTCACAAAACAAAATACATAATCCTGAATTCAATATGCTGAAAGTAAGGTTTTTTGGGGCTATTGTTTTAGATGCTAATTTCAAGCCAGTTGGATTGCAAGTTAGATCCAGTTTGGAGGATGAGACCGGCGCTTCTTCTAGTTCCGATAGCTCGTTAGAGCTTACGAGGACAGAGGTTTGTGCGTTTTTTACTCGTTGATTTTCAGTTGTGGGTGCTGCTTTCCAAATGCTACTGTTTCctcatattttttatatgttttgagTTGAAAATATAGCTAAATTGGATTCTTGGGTTTTAGTAGAGTTTTCCTTTGAGCAGCTAAAGCCTGTTATTGTCTTGCTGAAATGTCCTTTTGCTTTTACTCATTCTGCACAAGAGTTGGCTGGGAAGAATGCTTTGGAAAATATAATTTAGGGAGAGTTTGCTTTGAGTGATAGGACGGATAGATTAAAGTAATATAGGCTAGTCTACCGTTTACTTTGATTGATCGATGACATTTGAACTTTGTTTGACCATCTTATCTTTCAAATACTCAATcctatattttatcaatctatcTTTTCACTCAAAGTAAATGCCCCCTCAGTGCACTGCTTGGGGTGCTCTTATGTAGTAACTCTGAGCCTCTTTTTAGGGCGACTGCTGTCAACATTTGGATAATTTACAGTATTTGGTGGATCTATGGCTTGACTTTTGATCATGGATTTTGAAATTTGTCAACCCTAGTTGAAGATGTGTAAATCTTATATTCGGCAAAAATGTCTAAACATAGATtgaattaaagatcacaattcCGGATTCTATCATACAAACTCCTCATTTCCCTGCGTAAATTT
This window encodes:
- the LOC131005819 gene encoding uncharacterized protein LOC131005819, which gives rise to MSFNTVSGGNSSSSWSSRRQCDEWENNPKFCACEGKKCRASLMTSWTEDNPGRRFYGCRNWKTKNCGYFDWMDEPMSERAKEVINDLERENLKLLKFKESSRSSIDVDSEIAKLWDVLQALKEESRKIRKKSRFMTYILLGSWLMFVYFALA